The Aedes aegypti strain LVP_AGWG chromosome 1, AaegL5.0 Primary Assembly, whole genome shotgun sequence sequence TGTTACGTCGGAGAATATCAATCACATTCTGGCCAAGCAGTACAACATGCAGAACATGATTCGAAAGCAGTGCGAATCGGAACTAGAATCGACCAGGGGGCACCAGAAGTACGAGTACCGTGACTGGATTACGACTCACATCGATGCCAGCTTCTTGGCAGAATCGGACAGCCCCACGCAGATCGGGAATCGCTGGTCGATGATATCCACACAGGGTCCCTCCATGGAGGAAAGCTTCACCATCCATTTGGGGTCCCAGCTGAAGCATATGCACAACATCCGGATCCTGAGCACCAAGATCTCCGACCTGTGCAGTCCCCTGTACAGCGACACCAGCTTCGGCGGTCCAAACGTGGCTCTGGGGCTTTATTCCAGCTCATTGTGTGGCATAGTGGTCCTAACTCCGTCCGGATCCGTTTCACCGGATACGGAAATCCGCCGCAATGCGAACATGTCGACGGAGTTCCACTTCGACCAGGTCGACCACCAGATCGAGAAGATTCAGGACGATTTGCGGAAACTGCGGGACAGCCCTCCGGAGGAACAGGACTTTGGTAATGGTGGTGGGGAGCCCCGAACGTCGCGGTTGAAACCGGGTGACGTGTTCATCACGCGCCACTCCAATCTGTCCCACTCGCACGTGATCTTCCACCTGATTTCGGACGAAACGTTCCAGAGTCCGAGCGAGATCAACTCGCGCCATCCAGTGATTCTGGGGTTGCGGAatattctgaagatttccagTCGACATGACGTGACGACGCTTAGCATTCCGGCGCTGCTGCGGCACCATATGTCCGAGGTGAGTGTTTTAGatactagaagctagaagtagATTTCTTGTTGTTTTTAACTTGGTCATTATTTTAATACAAGTCTCTAGTAAGCCTGTTTTGAATGAAAGTTGTATAAAGTGTCTATTTCAACCAGAAAGGCCTCGTTTTTCCCTTATTCTACTGGCAGTGAATTTTAATGAATAATTCTAAAGGCTCCGGAGAGACTGTCACGCGACTTTTCCCCAGGATTTTCAGGTTCCTCAAGGAAAAAAATCGTTGtttcttccagtaatttctccTGAGGTtatttctggaatactttcagaatcctttcagagatttctctacaaattcctcTATTCTAATTCTcgaaaagatttcttcagaattttccatttattttgttgtaaaacgtcatgtaatTCCCACGtaaaatgacacattagtctTCTGCCGTTTTCTCGGTTATTCCGGAaactttcctaaactttttcaTCGCACTATCACGTCGCATCACTTGTCGAGTGCAACTGTGAAACACTTACGTCAATCCGTTTATCCGTTCTCTAGtaatttcgtgacatacaaacaccactccatttttatttataggtatacATAGATGGGCACCAAGACCGCATAAACTTAATAGTTTTTGAATTACGAATTTAgcggcttaagtgtccggtactggggaaCCTCCCCCTACCTAGAAAAAACGGGAATTAAGAAATGGAAATCTTCTGGCTACCCTGatgttatttcagatgaaatttaaagcatttatgcagttttcaagggatgctcattccaccccagtggcgaaaccgccccgactacccctacCTCTTGGATTCTACGAATTGTTAGAACAACAGGaattaaaacaatatatattcTTAGGAAAAATCCTCTCCAGGATTGGATGGAAGTGTTTATTGACTGATTTTGCAACAAGTTCATGCAGAAGCATCTGGATAATGTAATACTCTGAGCGGGAAATCTTCATGAAATTCGTAGAATAGTAAAATGTAGATTCCAAAAAGAATTACCGTAGAAGTATATTAAGAAACATTTGAAGGATACCTCAACagatattttttgaaggaattatttattttatttattaatactgaaaaaataattaaagtatCACTAAAATAATTAGAAATGAAATTCTGGTTGTGATTAttgaaggaaattaaaaaaaaattgaaaaaaactatTGAGAAATTACTGGAAGAGTCATAAGTGGAACTCCTAGACAAATATTGAGAGCTAATGTTTGAAcagttcctggaaaaatctttcaagcggtcaaaaataaataaattagtttattattaatttctggaggaatatccGGAGTAATTTTTAGGGAAAGCCTTAGGAAAATTTCAGGTTGagtcttgaaggaactccttagGATTCCCACAAAAGAATCACTTAATGagctcctgaaaaaaaaaatgtacctgtATTAAGAAAACTCTGAGCAGactctgatgaaattcttgaaaaaaaaaaaatcattaaccctctaatacccaaccccgcctttagacggggtacactttggaattttgtgtatttttttgtagctctgaaatcaaaatgattttatttttggcttataccttgactcatgacacgcatataagaaaagtttttatgacttttgaaacttttttgtatttttcgaaattgtttgaaaaattgcattcttatataacctacaaatgcctgggcttcatttaacgtgtaatataaaaaatcgtaccttttatatttttctacgattaacctatcacaaacgaagagcctggtggtattaaaatcatttcaaacctgtttttccgttagttacacggaaaataaaatacgctccgaaaaaaaattaaaaatttaatatttttaaaaataccgtaacaatttaaatttttattattgccaaaaatcaacaactagaaaaggcttcaagaaaaaatgaaaaaagctagggatgttcaaaaataaaaattataaaaatcaaaaaccaaaatttaaaaatttgtgattaaaaataaataaatgcccaaaacgtgtttagaacgattttagataacgaaaaataatacttaaatcgaaaataaaaatttgggtattagagggttaaaacaaTCTCACAGTAATACGAGTAATAATATTTGTCGTAATATCACAAGATATTGAACAAAATCTCTAGCAATCatctaaggtaccgcggggca is a genomic window containing:
- the LOC5564810 gene encoding protein C12orf4 homolog, whose protein sequence is MDLEPSKVVDFRYEFLNHDDKPAHLIYPVEIPFRDSPDELAHRIVTQRMDPIMTFLQADKDLKVALRSFIEKENQDFYDERDEALLEKLRTGHVDVDALALELERSYKDEILEYADRVGPSDEEIFAQSYHQLVHSSVLSEILAKERDYAKTITNLTAQMTQQINTMNSLHQEEIESKMKLLDISVTSENINHILAKQYNMQNMIRKQCESELESTRGHQKYEYRDWITTHIDASFLAESDSPTQIGNRWSMISTQGPSMEESFTIHLGSQLKHMHNIRILSTKISDLCSPLYSDTSFGGPNVALGLYSSSLCGIVVLTPSGSVSPDTEIRRNANMSTEFHFDQVDHQIEKIQDDLRKLRDSPPEEQDFGNGGGEPRTSRLKPGDVFITRHSNLSHSHVIFHLISDETFQSPSEINSRHPVILGLRNILKISSRHDVTTLSIPALLRHHMSEDMTVSWCIRRAELVFKCAKGFMIESASWGGAELNTLQLLLPYDISEELFRTLADMVPHVFRVANPKILQ